The following are encoded together in the Neomonachus schauinslandi chromosome X, ASM220157v2, whole genome shotgun sequence genome:
- the LOC123323383 gene encoding centromere protein V-like protein 3 produces MSSQVPSSLEKSAIYQRVNKSEKGCHSQDKEKDCRPTAKQSGPGTPAPRSPRHPPPPSPLLPLTSSATGPGARHARLRVSPSQGQEPAAANNTAERKPAVQGSAAKNTAIYTALAPSQSLNEMDLGAQRERWETFRKRRGLSCEGAAKFLLDTFEYPGLVYHTGGCHCGAVRFAVWAPADLRVVDCSCRLCRKKQHRHFLVPASRFTLLLGAESIVTYRSHAHPALHSFCSRCGVQSFHASVSDPGVYGVAPHCLDKGTFS; encoded by the coding sequence GATGCCACAGTCAGGATAAAGAAAAGGACTGCCGCCCAACCGCAAAACAGAGTGGCCCAGGGACCCCTGCTCCCCGTTCTCCCCGCCATCCACCTCCACCCTCACCCTTACTACCCCTCACCAGCTCAGCCACGGGTCCTGGCGCCAGGCACGCACGGCTGCGCGTTAGTCCAAGCCAGGGTCAGGAGCCTGCTGCGGCAAacaacactgctgaaagaaagcCGGCAGTCCAGGGAAGCGCTGCAAAGAACACTGCCATATACACGGCCCTAGCGCCCTCCCAGTCCCTCAATGAGATGGACCTGGGCGCGCAGCGGGAGCGCTGGGAGACGTTCAGGAAGCGGCGGGGCCTCAGCTGCGAGGGCGCCGCCAAGTTCCTGCTGGACACCTTCGAGTACCCAGGCCTGGTGTATCACACCGGAGGCTGCCACTGCGGCGCGGTCCGCTTCGCCGTCTGGGCCCCCGCAGACCTGCGCGTGGTGGATTGCAGCTGCAGGCTGTGCAGGAAGAAGCAGCACCGACACTTCCTGGTCCCGGCCTCGCGCTTCACTCTCCTGCTGGGCGCCGAGAGCATCGTCACCTATCGATCCCACGCGCACCCGGCGCTGCACAGCTTCTGCAGCAGGTGCGGGGTGCAGAGTTTCCACGCCTCTGTCTCTGACCCCGGCGTGTATGGCGTCGCCCCGCACTGCCTGGACAAGGGAACATTTTCCTAG